In a single window of the Niabella ginsenosidivorans genome:
- a CDS encoding glyoxalase superfamily protein codes for MDIEKTIPVLRIFDYPKAVEFYVQWLGFTIEWEHRFEPGMPVYMEITKGNLTLHLSEHHGDASPGANVFLWCTGLKAFHKELAGKNYKYNRPGLDETFYGSWCVTVNDPFHNKISFNEKKTDHKD; via the coding sequence ATGGATATAGAAAAAACCATACCGGTGCTCCGGATCTTTGATTACCCAAAAGCCGTTGAATTTTATGTGCAGTGGCTGGGATTTACCATTGAATGGGAGCACCGGTTTGAGCCCGGTATGCCTGTTTATATGGAAATCACCAAAGGCAATCTTACCCTGCACCTGAGTGAGCATCACGGCGATGCATCTCCCGGTGCAAATGTGTTTCTCTGGTGCACCGGCTTAAAAGCGTTTCATAAAGAGCTGGCCGGCAAAAATTATAAATACAACCGTCCGGGGCTGGACGAAACCTTTTACGGTTCCTGGTGCGTAACGGTCAATGACCCTTTCCATAATAAAATTTCTTTTAACGAAAAAAAAACTGACCACAAAGATTGA
- the ilvN gene encoding acetolactate synthase small subunit gives MKQQYTITVYAEDQIGLLARITIIFSRRKINIDALNTSSSEIPGIHRFNILIEETEEVVKKLCRQIEKQVEVLKAYYHLNDEIVWQELALYKVPTRQVTEKMVVERILREYGARVVAINNDYTVFECTGHREETDKLVSLFEKYGLIEFVRGARVAIIKASEGFHKKIKEFEAKQPGEEVIENQYLNEQDKIFSM, from the coding sequence ATGAAACAACAATACACCATTACCGTTTACGCAGAAGACCAGATCGGTTTACTGGCGCGCATTACCATTATTTTCTCAAGAAGAAAAATAAACATTGATGCATTGAACACTTCTTCATCTGAAATACCGGGCATACACCGTTTTAATATCCTGATTGAGGAAACAGAGGAAGTAGTAAAAAAACTTTGCAGGCAAATAGAAAAGCAGGTAGAAGTGCTAAAGGCCTATTACCACCTGAATGATGAAATTGTATGGCAGGAACTGGCGTTATATAAAGTACCTACCCGCCAGGTAACTGAAAAGATGGTGGTAGAGCGCATTTTAAGAGAATATGGTGCGCGTGTGGTAGCCATTAACAATGACTATACGGTTTTTGAATGTACCGGCCACAGGGAGGAAACTGATAAACTGGTGTCCCTCTTTGAAAAATACGGGCTGATCGAATTTGTTCGCGGTGCGCGCGTAGCCATTATCAAGGCCAGCGAGGGATTTCATAAAAAGATCAAGGAATTTGAAGCAAAGCAGCCTGGCGAAGAGGTGATCGAAAATCAATACCTGAATGAGCAGGACAAAATATTCAGTATGTAA
- a CDS encoding four helix bundle protein has translation MSDELLLMKEKRSIQLSHFINRNKSEIMFLQLAHTKTEIYKLTGSFVVARCKATEPFPKEEKFSLVNQIRREAILAHLNLAEGCSRKSSAERCRFFKISRGSVIEVDAALDLATDLSYTTIDEIKHLEEPLIKCYKQLSGLIKFTHY, from the coding sequence ATGAGCGATGAATTATTGTTGATGAAAGAAAAACGGTCGATACAACTAAGTCATTTTATAAACAGGAATAAATCAGAAATTATGTTTTTACAACTGGCGCATACAAAAACAGAGATCTACAAACTAACGGGATCATTTGTTGTGGCTCGTTGTAAAGCAACAGAGCCCTTCCCAAAAGAAGAAAAATTTTCTCTCGTCAATCAAATAAGAAGAGAAGCTATATTGGCTCATTTGAATCTTGCTGAAGGGTGTTCCAGAAAATCCAGCGCTGAAAGATGCCGGTTTTTTAAAATATCAAGAGGCTCCGTTATAGAAGTTGATGCAGCATTAGATTTAGCTACAGATCTCAGTTATACAACAATCGATGAAATAAAACATTTAGAAGAACCACTTATCAAGTGTTACAAACAACTTTCCGGATTGATTAAATTCACCCATTATTGA